The following are encoded together in the Acetobacter vaccinii genome:
- a CDS encoding FecR family protein, translating to METTQAQRNRAEEEAAQWVIRLGGGSLSAQEQRDLETWRAVSACHEAAFQRASVLWSDLDLGGREKKARYRRVAMQAATAGLAGLCVLGGGVGTGWVEPARWFADYTTSKGEIRTVRLEDGSSAVLDSHAAINIRYTARERRVVLLGGQAYFTVAPVAGGEHRPFVVQAANGGATALGTQFMVTREGRGVDTTVTEHSVRVTAWPHGVGPQSVIVPQGQSIHYDQDGIGHPHQVAAATVTAWRMGQLVFDNAPLSAVIEQLNRYRRGRIVLVRRGLAKRRVSGVFACADVGSATATITRELGVKTLSVGGLITLMY from the coding sequence ATGGAGACCACACAGGCCCAGCGGAACAGGGCGGAGGAGGAAGCCGCCCAATGGGTTATCCGTCTTGGCGGAGGCAGCCTGAGCGCGCAGGAGCAAAGGGACTTGGAGACATGGCGGGCGGTATCGGCCTGCCATGAGGCGGCGTTTCAAAGAGCATCGGTTTTATGGTCTGACCTGGATCTGGGGGGGCGTGAGAAAAAAGCCCGTTATCGCCGTGTTGCCATGCAGGCAGCCACGGCCGGACTGGCCGGGTTGTGTGTTCTGGGCGGTGGGGTTGGCACGGGGTGGGTGGAGCCCGCCCGCTGGTTTGCTGACTATACAACCAGCAAGGGTGAGATCCGCACCGTGCGGCTGGAAGACGGCAGCAGCGCCGTGCTGGACAGTCATGCTGCCATTAACATCCGCTATACCGCGCGGGAACGTCGGGTCGTACTACTGGGCGGGCAGGCCTATTTTACGGTCGCACCGGTTGCCGGGGGCGAGCACAGGCCTTTTGTCGTGCAGGCTGCCAACGGTGGTGCAACGGCTCTTGGCACGCAGTTTATGGTCACGCGGGAGGGGCGGGGGGTCGATACTACCGTGACCGAGCATAGTGTGCGTGTAACGGCATGGCCGCATGGCGTGGGCCCGCAAAGCGTGATTGTTCCCCAGGGGCAGAGTATTCATTACGATCAGGACGGGATTGGCCACCCGCATCAGGTGGCGGCGGCTACAGTGACGGCATGGCGCATGGGCCAGCTTGTTTTTGATAACGCGCCCCTGTCTGCGGTGATTGAGCAGCTTAACCGCTACCGGCGGGGGCGTATTGTGCTGGTCCGGCGGGGGTTGGCAAAGCGCCGCGTCAGCGGTGTGTTTGCCTGTGCCGATGTCGGCAGTGCAACCGCCACAATCACGCGCGAGCTGGGTGTCAAAACCCTGTCCGTCGGGGGGCTGATTACACTGATGTATTGA